A window from Dermacentor albipictus isolate Rhodes 1998 colony chromosome 10, USDA_Dalb.pri_finalv2, whole genome shotgun sequence encodes these proteins:
- the LOC139050541 gene encoding b(0,+)-type amino acid transporter 1-like isoform X2 codes for MGKRNESTHGRLRRDMGLFSAVAVVVGSCIGSGIFITPGIVYEDSGSVGVDLLIWVAAGVASLIHGLCYAELGTMLPSAGGPHEYLRVGLQFMGRTGDFLSFLCAWGFLVVDPIAVTVQGLTFTAYALSLPYGNCTPPHAVTILVTVVIIELAAVVNTFSLKTSMKVQNVLFMVKLGVLFAIIATGMVWCIRAPYLLRKFTFATNASPGSVLQAFVVAMYTSAGSSMISCMAEEMSKPSRIIPRSLLGGIFVVTALQILTNAAYFVVLDHKSFTASTATAVTFGRVTWGQAGEWLVPIAVCVCTFGTMSASSFSSSRLIMAAARKGHVPELFSLITVRSSLPVIAVAFKTFAAAAFTVVVSVGLLAKGAMVIWAVNGTLVMFALLRLRVTMKERVRPIRAPTLLVIFYIPILLSMALTPFFGGAGTQLILPTLGFILLGVPAYALIKLSYKSRLGAAFYKFLQKLVLCVPCADALKQNQNIPGQL; via the exons AATCTACGCACGGGCGCTTGAGAAGAGACATGGGCCTCTTCAGTGCAGTTGCGGTCGTTGTCGGCAGCTGCATAG GTTCTGGAATTTTCATAACACCTGGTATTGTTTACGAGGACTCTGGGTCGGTGGGCGTGGACCTTTTGATATGGGTCGCAGCTGGAGTGGCATCTCTCATTC ACGGCCTCTGCTACGCCGAACTGGGGACGATGCTACCATCCGCTGGAGGCCCGCATGAATACCTCAGAGTGGGCTTGCAGTTCATGGGACGAACGGGGGACTTCCTTTCGTTCCTGTGTGCCTGGGGCTTTCTTGTGGTGGACCCAATTGCAGTTACCGTACAGGGACTAACGTTCACAGCGTACGCCCTCAGTTTGCCCTATGGCAACTGCACACCACCTCACGCTGTGACCATTCTGGTAACGGTGGTTATTATTG AGCTTGCAGCGGTGGTTAATACATTTTCGTTGAAGACATCCATGAAAGTTCAGAACGTTCTGTTTATGGTGAAACTTGGAGTCCTCTTCGCTATCATCGCTACTGGCATGGTATGGTGCATTAGAG CTCCGTACCTTCTCCGAAAGTTCACTTTCGCCACGAACGCCTCACCCGGGAGTGTTCTTCAAGCCTTTGTCGTCGCCATGTACACTAGCGCCGGAAG TTCCATGATCAGCTGCATGGCGGAAGAGATGTCCAAGCCTTCCCGGATCATACCGAGATCTCTTCTGGGCGGCATCTTCGTGGTCACCGCTTTACAGATACTAACGAATGCAGCTTACTTCGTCGTCCTGGACCACAAGTCGTTCACCGCATCGACGGCGACTGCCGTGACCTTCGGCCGCGTAACCTGGGGACAAGCGGGCGAATGGCTTGTTCCGATCGCTGTCTGCGTCTGCACCTTTGGGACAATGAGTGCCTCTTCCTTTAGCAGCAGCCGGCTAATCATGGCCGCTGCGCGCAAGGGACACGTACCGGAGCTGTTCTCTCTAATCACTGTCCGGTCGTCTCTCCCGGTTATAGCGGTAGCGTTTAAAACTTTCGCAGCCGCAGCGTTCACTGTCGTTGTATCCGTCGGCTTGTTAGCCAAGGGCGCTATGGTAATATGGGCGGTTAACGGCACACTCGTCATGTTCGCGCTACTCAGACTTCGAGTGACGATGAAGGAACGTGTGAGGCCCATAAGGGCGCCCACCCTTCTGGTGATCTTCTACATACCGATCCTGTTGTCCATGGCCCTAACTCCATTTTTTGGAGGTGCTGGAACCCAACTGATCCTACCGACGCTTGGGTTCATTTTGCTTGGTGTTCCCGCCTACGCACTCATAAAACTTTCATACAAGTCTCGCCTCGGAGCTGCATTTTACAAGTTCCTGCAAAAATTAGTTCTCTGTGTACCGTGCGCCGATGCTCTCAAGCAAAATCAGAATATTCCGGGGCAGCTATGA
- the LOC139050541 gene encoding b(0,+)-type amino acid transporter 1-like isoform X3, whose product MGLFSAVAVVVGSCIGSGIFITPGIVYEDSGSVGVDLLIWVAAGVASLIHGLCYAELGTMLPSAGGPHEYLRVGLQFMGRTGDFLSFLCAWGFLVVDPIAVTVQGLTFTAYALSLPYGNCTPPHAVTILVTVVIIELAAVVNTFSLKTSMKVQNVLFMVKLGVLFAIIATGMVWCIRAPYLLRKFTFATNASPGSVLQAFVVAMYTSAGSSMISCMAEEMSKPSRIIPRSLLGGIFVVTALQILTNAAYFVVLDHKSFTASTATAVTFGRVTWGQAGEWLVPIAVCVCTFGTMSASSFSSSRLIMAAARKGHVPELFSLITVRSSLPVIAVAFKTFAAAAFTVVVSVGLLAKGAMVIWAVNGTLVMFALLRLRVTMKERVRPIRAPTLLVIFYIPILLSMALTPFFGGAGTQLILPTLGFILLGVPAYALIKLSYKSRLGAAFYKFLQKLVLCVPCADALKQNQNIPGQL is encoded by the exons ATGGGCCTCTTCAGTGCAGTTGCGGTCGTTGTCGGCAGCTGCATAG GTTCTGGAATTTTCATAACACCTGGTATTGTTTACGAGGACTCTGGGTCGGTGGGCGTGGACCTTTTGATATGGGTCGCAGCTGGAGTGGCATCTCTCATTC ACGGCCTCTGCTACGCCGAACTGGGGACGATGCTACCATCCGCTGGAGGCCCGCATGAATACCTCAGAGTGGGCTTGCAGTTCATGGGACGAACGGGGGACTTCCTTTCGTTCCTGTGTGCCTGGGGCTTTCTTGTGGTGGACCCAATTGCAGTTACCGTACAGGGACTAACGTTCACAGCGTACGCCCTCAGTTTGCCCTATGGCAACTGCACACCACCTCACGCTGTGACCATTCTGGTAACGGTGGTTATTATTG AGCTTGCAGCGGTGGTTAATACATTTTCGTTGAAGACATCCATGAAAGTTCAGAACGTTCTGTTTATGGTGAAACTTGGAGTCCTCTTCGCTATCATCGCTACTGGCATGGTATGGTGCATTAGAG CTCCGTACCTTCTCCGAAAGTTCACTTTCGCCACGAACGCCTCACCCGGGAGTGTTCTTCAAGCCTTTGTCGTCGCCATGTACACTAGCGCCGGAAG TTCCATGATCAGCTGCATGGCGGAAGAGATGTCCAAGCCTTCCCGGATCATACCGAGATCTCTTCTGGGCGGCATCTTCGTGGTCACCGCTTTACAGATACTAACGAATGCAGCTTACTTCGTCGTCCTGGACCACAAGTCGTTCACCGCATCGACGGCGACTGCCGTGACCTTCGGCCGCGTAACCTGGGGACAAGCGGGCGAATGGCTTGTTCCGATCGCTGTCTGCGTCTGCACCTTTGGGACAATGAGTGCCTCTTCCTTTAGCAGCAGCCGGCTAATCATGGCCGCTGCGCGCAAGGGACACGTACCGGAGCTGTTCTCTCTAATCACTGTCCGGTCGTCTCTCCCGGTTATAGCGGTAGCGTTTAAAACTTTCGCAGCCGCAGCGTTCACTGTCGTTGTATCCGTCGGCTTGTTAGCCAAGGGCGCTATGGTAATATGGGCGGTTAACGGCACACTCGTCATGTTCGCGCTACTCAGACTTCGAGTGACGATGAAGGAACGTGTGAGGCCCATAAGGGCGCCCACCCTTCTGGTGATCTTCTACATACCGATCCTGTTGTCCATGGCCCTAACTCCATTTTTTGGAGGTGCTGGAACCCAACTGATCCTACCGACGCTTGGGTTCATTTTGCTTGGTGTTCCCGCCTACGCACTCATAAAACTTTCATACAAGTCTCGCCTCGGAGCTGCATTTTACAAGTTCCTGCAAAAATTAGTTCTCTGTGTACCGTGCGCCGATGCTCTCAAGCAAAATCAGAATATTCCGGGGCAGCTATGA
- the LOC139050541 gene encoding b(0,+)-type amino acid transporter 1-like isoform X1 → MSPNKRVPSLNMEERNESTHGRLRRDMGLFSAVAVVVGSCIGSGIFITPGIVYEDSGSVGVDLLIWVAAGVASLIHGLCYAELGTMLPSAGGPHEYLRVGLQFMGRTGDFLSFLCAWGFLVVDPIAVTVQGLTFTAYALSLPYGNCTPPHAVTILVTVVIIELAAVVNTFSLKTSMKVQNVLFMVKLGVLFAIIATGMVWCIRAPYLLRKFTFATNASPGSVLQAFVVAMYTSAGSSMISCMAEEMSKPSRIIPRSLLGGIFVVTALQILTNAAYFVVLDHKSFTASTATAVTFGRVTWGQAGEWLVPIAVCVCTFGTMSASSFSSSRLIMAAARKGHVPELFSLITVRSSLPVIAVAFKTFAAAAFTVVVSVGLLAKGAMVIWAVNGTLVMFALLRLRVTMKERVRPIRAPTLLVIFYIPILLSMALTPFFGGAGTQLILPTLGFILLGVPAYALIKLSYKSRLGAAFYKFLQKLVLCVPCADALKQNQNIPGQL, encoded by the exons ATGTCACCCAACAAAAGAGTCCCATCACTGAACATGGAAGAGCGGAATG AATCTACGCACGGGCGCTTGAGAAGAGACATGGGCCTCTTCAGTGCAGTTGCGGTCGTTGTCGGCAGCTGCATAG GTTCTGGAATTTTCATAACACCTGGTATTGTTTACGAGGACTCTGGGTCGGTGGGCGTGGACCTTTTGATATGGGTCGCAGCTGGAGTGGCATCTCTCATTC ACGGCCTCTGCTACGCCGAACTGGGGACGATGCTACCATCCGCTGGAGGCCCGCATGAATACCTCAGAGTGGGCTTGCAGTTCATGGGACGAACGGGGGACTTCCTTTCGTTCCTGTGTGCCTGGGGCTTTCTTGTGGTGGACCCAATTGCAGTTACCGTACAGGGACTAACGTTCACAGCGTACGCCCTCAGTTTGCCCTATGGCAACTGCACACCACCTCACGCTGTGACCATTCTGGTAACGGTGGTTATTATTG AGCTTGCAGCGGTGGTTAATACATTTTCGTTGAAGACATCCATGAAAGTTCAGAACGTTCTGTTTATGGTGAAACTTGGAGTCCTCTTCGCTATCATCGCTACTGGCATGGTATGGTGCATTAGAG CTCCGTACCTTCTCCGAAAGTTCACTTTCGCCACGAACGCCTCACCCGGGAGTGTTCTTCAAGCCTTTGTCGTCGCCATGTACACTAGCGCCGGAAG TTCCATGATCAGCTGCATGGCGGAAGAGATGTCCAAGCCTTCCCGGATCATACCGAGATCTCTTCTGGGCGGCATCTTCGTGGTCACCGCTTTACAGATACTAACGAATGCAGCTTACTTCGTCGTCCTGGACCACAAGTCGTTCACCGCATCGACGGCGACTGCCGTGACCTTCGGCCGCGTAACCTGGGGACAAGCGGGCGAATGGCTTGTTCCGATCGCTGTCTGCGTCTGCACCTTTGGGACAATGAGTGCCTCTTCCTTTAGCAGCAGCCGGCTAATCATGGCCGCTGCGCGCAAGGGACACGTACCGGAGCTGTTCTCTCTAATCACTGTCCGGTCGTCTCTCCCGGTTATAGCGGTAGCGTTTAAAACTTTCGCAGCCGCAGCGTTCACTGTCGTTGTATCCGTCGGCTTGTTAGCCAAGGGCGCTATGGTAATATGGGCGGTTAACGGCACACTCGTCATGTTCGCGCTACTCAGACTTCGAGTGACGATGAAGGAACGTGTGAGGCCCATAAGGGCGCCCACCCTTCTGGTGATCTTCTACATACCGATCCTGTTGTCCATGGCCCTAACTCCATTTTTTGGAGGTGCTGGAACCCAACTGATCCTACCGACGCTTGGGTTCATTTTGCTTGGTGTTCCCGCCTACGCACTCATAAAACTTTCATACAAGTCTCGCCTCGGAGCTGCATTTTACAAGTTCCTGCAAAAATTAGTTCTCTGTGTACCGTGCGCCGATGCTCTCAAGCAAAATCAGAATATTCCGGGGCAGCTATGA